The sequence below is a genomic window from Bradyrhizobium septentrionale.
TACTGCAACGCCGCCCGGCGGGTCTCTACAACTTCATGCGCGAAATAGCGCTCCGCTAAAATCTTCCCCGTGTTCCCCGATCAGACTGGCCACCGCCGTCGCCTCGCGGAGCGTCCGCCATCTAGCCATAGCGGCATCAGCAAATCCTCCGCTCAGCAACCAGATGATTTCCTGGGTAATCTGGCAGGATCGCGCGTGAAGCAGGCGGATGGCCGCCATCGAATAGGCGATTGGCTCTGGCTCTGACACGCCATGCGCTATGTTGTTTCCGAATTCGCTGGCAATTGTAACGAGCAATCGAGCTCCTCGAGTCCGGCTCCCCAACGCTCAGCGATCCTGCTCCGGAAGCCGTCCAAGCTGTCCTTCTGTTCCGTCGCGTGCTCTTGCCATCCCCGCTTAAGAGTGGAGAGCAATTGCGTCGAAACTTTCTCTGTGAAGTCGTTTGTCAGAGATGGAATTTGATCCTCAAGATCGCCAAGCCGTCGCGACAGCTCGTCTTCATCACGTCGATCAAATATTATCTCGACCGGCTCGCCGGCTCCCCCATCATCGACCGTCACCGCATCGACGCTGTTTGCTTGAAGGAGTCCGTCGACTAAGCTGGCGAGGTGATTTTCAGCTATATGCACGCCTTGCTCGCGAATCTTCTCCTGGATCAATTTGGCGGCCACTTCACGGGCCATGTCGTGAAGGCTTCGATTGAAAGCTTCTTGTATTGACCCCGAGTGGAGCGGCGGTGCAAACTTCATTTGGCGCGAGTGCATCGCTTAGACATCGTAACTTCCGTCGGGCAATTTCTTGCGTTTCGTCTTAGGAACTGGCTTAACTTTGGTCGTGTCAATTGTCGCCAGCTTTGGCTTGAATGTCTTTAAGGGCTTCCGCTTCGGTCCCGTTTTTGTTGTGGTGGCCACAGGCTGTTTCCCTTTAATGAATATAAGAAGGGAATGTGCCACAACCTAAGCGGGCAGGAAAGCCAAGGGCTGGGGCTCTCACGCCCGCCACTCCGCGGCTCGGCTTTCACTCGAACTTCCGCGCCATGGACGCATGCGTCCAATTCTTGATTTTGACCCAATGCGGGCATCGGCCGCCGCGGTATGGGCGATCGGAGCGCTTCGATACCAAGCCCTCAAAGCCGAACTCGCAGGCCTTCCGGAAGAGGTCCGGGCCGATCTCACCTTGCTCGAAGTCCGAGACAAAGATGCCCCTCCGGCCGGAGCGCGAGGGCCGACAGGCTGGTCACGGGCAATCCGGAAGACTAAGAAGATTGTCGGGAAGAAAACGATTGTTCTCGGTATTGAGGTACTCGCGACCATCGTGTTTTTTGACGGTCACCTTGACCGTCTTGCCCTG
It includes:
- a CDS encoding DUF5677 domain-containing protein, whose product is MAAIRLLHARSCQITQEIIWLLSGGFADAAMARWRTLREATAVASLIGEHGEDFSGALFRA